The window GGAGGAAAACCTCGCACAGCCGGGGGTAAAGGCGGCGGTCATCTCCTCGGATGCCATGATCTACGGCAGCCTCGTCGGTTCGCGCAAGCACGCCTATACCCGCAGTCAGGTGCTCACACGCGCACAGCGTTTTGATGGGCTGCAGCGCACCTGCCCCAAAGTACCGCTCTACGTATTCGGTTCGATCATGCGCACGCCGCGCACGGGCGAGGCATCGGGGCACGAGGAGCCCGAGTACTACCGCCGCTACGGTGCGGATATTTTTCGCTACACGGTTCTGCGGGACAAAGAGGAGATCGAGGGGCTCACGCGCCGTGAGCGCAAGGAATACGATTTCCTCGGGCGACTGATTCCGAAGGAGGCGCTGTCCGACTGGATGGGCAGACGGGAGACGAACTATGCAGTCAATGAGTATCTGATCGAACTCATGCGAACGCACAACACGTTCCGCTACCTGACACTCGGACGCGACGACAATGCGCCGTTCTCGCAGACGCATCTGGAGAGCCGTCACCTGACGGAGGCGGGGGCGGATCTCGGCAAGGCGCGGTTTCAGACGATGGCGGGCATCGACGAGATCGCCCTGCTCATGCTCACGCGTGCGGTGAACGAGCAGCGGCACGAGATCCCGTTTGTCTTTGTCCGCTACAACTGGGGGAGCGGGCCTGATACCGTTCCTGCGTATTCGGATGAGAAGATCAGCACGTCGATCTCGGATGCCGTGCTTGCTGCGGGCGGGATGATGGTGCGTGCGCCGGAGAAGGCGGATGTTGTGCTCGCGGTGAATACGAATCCGGATGGGCGCACCTACGAGGCAAATGCGCCGCTCAACGATGGTGCGCAGCGCGAGGGGACGATGTACTTCGCGGACACGGTCGCGGACTATGTGGCGAAGGGATACCCCGTCGCCATCGCCGACATCGCCTTTGCCAACGGTGCGGACAATGCCCTAATGGCGGAGCTGCAGCGGCGCGGACTGCTCTATAAAATTCACGCCTATGCGGGGTGGAACACGCCGACGAACAGCTCGGGCTTTGCCCTCGGCGAGGGGATGCTCGTGCAGCATATGGACGGGGATGCCGTCGATCATCTCCTCACCACACGTTATCTCGACGACTGGGCGTATCAAGCAAATGTGCGCAATATCATCGCACGCCAGCTCACATGGCTGCGCGGGGATGGATTCTATGGCAGCCTCGGCTCGAAGATGGATGCGGTCGCCATGCGCTCCACGCGGATGATGAACCGATTTATCGAGGAAAATCTGCCGCCGATTGCGGAGATTGACACCGTGACCGTGACATTCCCGTGGAATCGGATGTTTGAGTCGGACATCCTGCCCGAGGATCCGGGCTTTGCGGAGGAATATCTAGCGAGGAGGAAATAGCATGTATGGGAAAATACTGATTGCCTACTTTTCCGCATCACCCTCACGGCGGACGGAGCAGATCGCACACAAGATTGCCGATGTGATCCGTGCGGATCTCTATGAGATCGCGCCCGCCGTCCCCTATACGCAGGAGGATCTCAACTGGAATGATGATCAGAGCCGTTCCAGTGTGGAGATGCGCGACCCGCACAGCCGTCCCGCGATTGCGGGCGAGCCGCTTGACCTGACGCAATATCCCGTGATCTTCGTCGGGTTTCCGATCTGGTGGTATGTCGCGCCCCATATTATCAATACGTTCCTTGAAAGCTATGATCTGACGGGCAAGACCGTCGTTCCGTTTGCGACATCGGGCGGCAGCTCCATGGGGCAGACGACCGCCCACCTGCGACCCTCGGCAGAGGGCGCATTGATGAAGGAAGGCCGCCGCTTTGAGATGGGGGAAACACCGATGGCGATCAACTCGTGGATCGCCGCGCTCGGGATCTGAGCGGGCATAAAATGCGCGGCACTGCTTGCTAATTTTTGCATTACGTCGTATAATAGACACAGAAAAGGTGCCATCGTGTAAACGGTCAGCCCACATACAAGTTTTACGAAAAGTTATCCGCTCACCTATAGTTGGCTGCTACGGGGCGGATTACTTTTTTAGAAGCAATACGAGAACGACGAGCAACAAAAGTGTGATATTTGTTTCGTTCATCGCCAACCACCTGCCCTTCCGGGCCTCAGATTGACCGCCTACCGAATTGATAGCACCGTAAATATTATACTTGAAACCCAAAAGAATGTGAAGTATAATAGACACAGAAAAGGTGCTATCGTGTAAACGGTCAGCCCCATTTAGGATATTGGATTTTGGAAACCCGCCTAAACTTGCTGGGACTAGGCGGGTTTTCCTATGCCTTAAATGCAACGACGCAAATCGTCACCATGAACACAAACGCCAAAAAGTCGTATAGTTCCATCGGCTTCGCCCCCTTTCAGGGGCTCAGATTGACCGCCTACCGAATCGATAGCACCTACACAGATTATAACATAAAAGAAAACGCTGTGCTAATCAGCGCGGCGTTTTTTTCGATAAAATACTATAGGAAGAAAACAGAGGAGGTGTCCGTGTGATACAGCGTGCGGCACAGGCTGCGGCGGCGAAGGCGTTCGCGGCGAAGTGGAAGGGGCGCGGCTACGAGAAGGGGGAGAGCCAGAAGTTCTGGATGGAGCTCCTGCACACCGTCTATGGCGTGGCGAATCCTGCCGATCTGCTTGTATTCGAGCAGCAGGTCATGCTCGATCACACGAGCTTTATCGACGTGATGATCCCTGCGACACACGTCATGATCGAGCAGAAGAGCCTCGGCAAGAGCCTCACCGACCCGATCCGCCAGAGTGACGGTACCCTGCTGAAGCCCATCGAGCAGGCGCGTCGCTATGCGGCGGCACTCCCGTACTCCGCACGTCCGCGCTGGATCGTCAGCTCGAACTTCGCGCAGTTCCTCGTCTATGACATGGAAACACCGAATGCAGAGCCGCAGGAGATCCTGCTCAAAAACCTCGAACGCGAGGCATACCGTCTGAACTTCCTCGTGGATGCGGACGATGAACACATTGCAAAGGAGATGGAGGTTTCCATCCAGGCGGGGGAGCTCGTCGGCAGACTGTATGACGCGCTCGCGAAGGAATACCGCGACATGAGTGACCCGCACAGTCAGC of the Selenomonas dianae genome contains:
- a CDS encoding DUF4127 family protein encodes the protein MIRILCFAVLTVFLVPQWADAAKKEPVTEKIVFIPHDSRPISSKQTADVVQRTGYEVVVPPTELLGSRDDWGHPEELWTWVEENLAQPGVKAAVISSDAMIYGSLVGSRKHAYTRSQVLTRAQRFDGLQRTCPKVPLYVFGSIMRTPRTGEASGHEEPEYYRRYGADIFRYTVLRDKEEIEGLTRRERKEYDFLGRLIPKEALSDWMGRRETNYAVNEYLIELMRTHNTFRYLTLGRDDNAPFSQTHLESRHLTEAGADLGKARFQTMAGIDEIALLMLTRAVNEQRHEIPFVFVRYNWGSGPDTVPAYSDEKISTSISDAVLAAGGMMVRAPEKADVVLAVNTNPDGRTYEANAPLNDGAQREGTMYFADTVADYVAKGYPVAIADIAFANGADNALMAELQRRGLLYKIHAYAGWNTPTNSSGFALGEGMLVQHMDGDAVDHLLTTRYLDDWAYQANVRNIIARQLTWLRGDGFYGSLGSKMDAVAMRSTRMMNRFIEENLPPIAEIDTVTVTFPWNRMFESDILPEDPGFAEEYLARRK
- a CDS encoding flavodoxin, coding for MYGKILIAYFSASPSRRTEQIAHKIADVIRADLYEIAPAVPYTQEDLNWNDDQSRSSVEMRDPHSRPAIAGEPLDLTQYPVIFVGFPIWWYVAPHIINTFLESYDLTGKTVVPFATSGGSSMGQTTAHLRPSAEGALMKEGRRFEMGETPMAINSWIAALGI